Proteins from one Spartobacteria bacterium genomic window:
- a CDS encoding ABC transporter permease produces MDDQDFDLEITPVNRIVPLNLRELWEFRDLIIFMIGREIKGRYRQTAFGHFWMLFDPIINMVLFTIVFGYVAKLPSDDIPYPLFNYSALLPWNYFGCCVSAGSGSLINNRHLISKVYFPRLAMPLVGVLTGLVDLIVSMVILFGMAVFYGYYPTWNILYVPVLLVMMMIVGLSVGLWFAPWIVHFHDVGTILGYGMRLWMYATPVVYASALIPQKWHTLYYMNPMANIIDAFRWAILGVGESPGLRLWLCVLMMVPFLIGGAYYFRRAEKNIVDIA; encoded by the coding sequence ATGGACGATCAGGATTTCGATTTAGAAATCACACCGGTAAATCGAATTGTTCCACTCAATTTGCGCGAATTGTGGGAATTTCGAGATTTAATCATTTTCATGATTGGGCGTGAAATAAAAGGGAGGTATCGTCAGACAGCGTTTGGCCATTTCTGGATGTTATTTGATCCGATAATAAATATGGTGCTTTTTACTATTGTATTCGGTTATGTCGCGAAGCTTCCATCAGATGATATTCCCTATCCCTTGTTTAATTATTCTGCATTGCTGCCATGGAATTACTTTGGATGCTGTGTGAGTGCCGGATCCGGAAGTTTGATCAATAATCGCCACCTGATTTCAAAAGTCTATTTTCCCCGTTTAGCTATGCCGTTAGTCGGGGTGTTGACAGGCCTTGTTGATCTTATTGTATCTATGGTTATTCTATTCGGTATGGCCGTGTTCTACGGGTATTATCCAACATGGAATATTTTATATGTCCCTGTTTTGCTGGTCATGATGATGATCGTGGGTTTATCTGTAGGTTTGTGGTTTGCGCCATGGATTGTTCATTTTCACGATGTGGGAACAATTTTAGGTTACGGGATGCGCCTTTGGATGTATGCAACGCCTGTGGTTTATGCTTCTGCATTAATTCCGCAAAAATGGCATACGTTGTATTATATGAATCCAATGGCAAATATTATCGATGCATTCCGGTGGGCCATTCTGGGGGTTGGCGAATCACCCGGTTTACGTTTGTGGTTATGTGTCCTCATGATGGTTCCATTCTTGATAGGCGGGGCATATTATTTTCGCCGGGCAGAGAAGAATATTGTGGATATTGCGTAG
- a CDS encoding ABC transporter ATP-binding protein yields the protein MSDIVVSAENLGKRYHIGAIEARHRKASIYAGIQEQFRYLFTHMRHLREDHVDDETVLWALRNVSFELKQGDVLGIIGRNGAGKSTLLKLLSRITDPTEGRLRMKGRINSLLEVGTGFHPELTGKENIFMNAAIHGMSRRDIQKKLDEIIDFAEIDRFIDTPVKRYSSGMYTRLAFAVAANLEPDILIVDEVLAVGDLAFQAKCMEKMEGVRQSGRAIIFVSHNMSSISSLCTRTLVMRKGTVVNEGPTPQMIEYYYDMLQKSRDDAITISSDSAVSGVTLFINDEISESVRSVKSCEPMTISVRIEASKPIVCPYVDVAFYKLGGVKLFALLGEKSYQITEEKKTQWCITHRLKRLAWAPQEILVNVGLKRSVYAGGYDVLWNAAGRFHVLSSECDSVLTDDSVLYPTTEVVVD from the coding sequence ATGAGCGATATTGTAGTGTCGGCGGAGAATCTCGGGAAGCGGTACCATATTGGGGCCATTGAAGCCCGTCATCGTAAAGCGTCCATTTATGCAGGGATACAGGAGCAGTTTCGCTATTTGTTCACTCATATGCGACATCTGCGTGAAGATCATGTTGATGATGAAACTGTTTTGTGGGCGCTGCGGAATGTTTCTTTTGAGTTGAAGCAGGGTGATGTTCTAGGGATTATTGGCAGGAACGGTGCGGGGAAATCCACATTGCTCAAACTTCTTTCTCGCATTACCGATCCAACCGAAGGTCGATTGCGCATGAAAGGACGGATTAATTCATTACTAGAAGTCGGGACAGGGTTTCATCCGGAATTGACAGGGAAAGAGAATATATTTATGAATGCGGCCATTCACGGGATGAGCCGTCGTGATATTCAGAAGAAGCTGGATGAGATTATTGATTTTGCGGAAATTGACAGATTTATCGACACGCCTGTTAAGCGTTATTCCAGTGGCATGTATACGCGGTTGGCATTTGCTGTAGCGGCAAATCTTGAGCCGGATATATTAATTGTGGACGAAGTTCTGGCTGTGGGCGATTTGGCTTTTCAGGCAAAATGCATGGAAAAAATGGAAGGGGTCCGTCAATCCGGGCGGGCGATTATATTTGTATCTCACAACATGTCCTCCATCAGTTCATTATGTACAAGAACGCTGGTGATGCGTAAGGGGACGGTTGTTAATGAGGGCCCAACTCCGCAGATGATCGAATATTACTATGACATGCTTCAAAAGAGTCGGGATGATGCGATTACCATAAGCTCGGACAGTGCTGTATCAGGAGTTACTTTGTTCATCAATGATGAGATTTCCGAAAGTGTGCGCAGTGTGAAGTCTTGCGAACCGATGACCATTTCTGTACGCATCGAAGCTTCGAAACCTATTGTTTGTCCGTATGTTGATGTTGCTTTTTATAAATTAGGTGGCGTGAAGCTGTTTGCATTGCTCGGAGAGAAGAGTTATCAGATCACAGAAGAGAAAAAGACCCAGTGGTGTATTACGCATCGGCTCAAACGGCTTGCCTGGGCTCCGCAGGAAATATTGGTGAATGTCGGCTTGAAGCGAAGTGTTTATGCCGGAGGATACGATGTACTGTGGAATGCGGCGGGGCGTTTTCATGTGTTGAGCAGTGAGTGTGATTCTGTCTTAACGGATGATTCGGTATTATATCCAACAACAGAAGTTGTGGTGGATTAA